The nucleotide window CTGGGTCAGGTCTCCTCGCAGACCCTGGCCAACCTGGCGGCGATCGACGGAGCCAGCCGGACGGTGGTCTTCCGCCCACTGCTGGGGTTCGACAAAGCGGAGATCGTGGATCGCGCCCGCCGCATCGGCACCTTCGAGATCTCGGCGCGGGTGAAGGAGTACTGTGCCATCGCTCCGGGCAATCCGGTCACCCACGCCAGCGCCGAGGCGGCCGCCAGCGAAGAAGCCACCGTCGACCCGACCCCCCTCGCGCGCGCCGTTTCCGAGCGGAAGGTGATCGACCTGCAGACGCTGAATACTGCGGACCTGGTGGATGCCTACCTCTACACCGACGAGCTTCCCGAGGACGCGGTGGTGATCGACGTGCGGGCTCCTGGAGAGGGGGACCCCTGGCAGTATCCGGGGGCGCTGCGGGGAAGCTCCTGGGATATCGCGCGGAAGATCCGCGAAATGGACCCGGAGCGGATCTACGTGCTCTACTGCGACGCAGGGCTTCAGGCGGTGCTGCTCGCGGAGCAGATGCAGCGGGCGGGACTCGACGCTTTCGCTTTCCGGGGCGGCACACGCGCGCTGAAGGCTCTCACCGGTGCGGGGGCGAACTCCGCCTGATCCGTGGCGAGAGCGGCCTTCGCTGCCAGCTCAGACGGTGCGCCACGGCGCTTCGTCCACGTCGTCACGGTCGTCGGGAACAACCTCGAAGCGCGGTAGCGGGCGTCGGAGAACCGTCGTGCGAGTCACCCCTTCCCAGCCGCAGGTCAGGCACCAGCGAAACGTCGCGAACTTGCGGAACGGGGCAAAGAACGGAGAACGCACAGGCACCGTTTCCGAAGCGCAACGGGGGCAATCTCGGCCTGCGGGCAGGAAGAGGTAGAGCAGGATGAAGGGCGAGAGCAGCATGGCCGCCCACAGCACTGTAACGAACACCCAGAGCATAAGCACCTCCTGGCCCCGGCCAGATCAAGCTAATATGTTGTCCGACATGCATTTGCGGAGTTTCACACCACCGCCCGAAGCCACGCATATCGCGAGCCACGCTGGCGCTGCGGTGGGACCGGTTCCATCTGCTTGCGGAGCAAATTCCAGACCCCCTGGCGCGGCGCCGCGATCAGGGCAGCGATGATCATCGAGACGGTCGATTCGGCGCGTCCGTACGGCCCCGCGATCGAGCGCGCCGCCGAGATCCTGCGTGCTGGCGGGGTGGTCGCATTCCCTACGGAAACGGTGTACGGGCTGGGGGCGAACGCGCTCGATGAAGCGGCGGTCGAAAAGATCTTCGAGGTCAAGGGCCGGCCGTCGTACAACCCGCTGATCGTGCACGTGGGTTCGACGGAGCTGGCCCGCGAGCTGGTGACCGAGTGGCCCGATGCAGCGGGATATCTGGCGTCCCGCTTCTGGCCGGGTCCGCTGACCCTGGTGCTGCCCAAGCGACCGGACGTGCCGGACCGTGTGACAGCGGGGCTGCCGACCGTGGCGGTGCGCGTGCCACACCATCCGGTCGCGCTCGCGCTGCTGCGGAGCTCGGGGCTTCCCGTCGCCGCGCCGAGCGCCAACCCCTTCACCCGGATCTCGCCCACCACGGCCGAGCACGTCCGGCTCGGTCTGGGCGAGCGCGTCGACATGATCCTGGACGCCGGGCCGACGCCCGTGGGGATCGAATCGACAGTCCTCGACCTCACCGGTGAGGTTCCCCGACTGCTGCGGCCGGGTACGATTTCCCGCGAGGCGCTGGAGGCGATCGTCGGGCCGATCGAGGTCCCTGGTGATGCTTCGACAGAGGCGGGAGATGCCCCGCGATCGTCGCCCGGGATGGTGGGGCAGCACTACGCACCAAAAGGGGAGCTGCGGCTCTTCGAGCCGGAGGCGCGCGCAAGGATGGTGGACGTGGCGCGTGATTCCGTGGCGCGCGGGCGTCGCGTAGGTGCCCTGCTACTCCGCCCGTTGGACGTCGAGGTGCACAAGCGGATCAAAATGCCTGCCGAGCCCTCCGCTTATGCGGCGCGGCTGTACTCCGCGTTGCACGAGCTCGACGCGCAGGGGTGCGACGTCATCCTCGCCGACGCCGTGCCGCACGACGGCGAGTGGGCCGGCGTGCGCGACCGGCTGACACGCGCCGCGCGAACTGGATGAGGGAGCGGAAGCCGCAAAGGGAGGCAGGAGCCAAGAGCCAGGAGCCAGGAGCCAGAAGGAGCGGAAGCATGCGTCCCGAAACCTGGAGAAATCCAACCGCTCCAGAACTCAGAACCCCCCGAAGCTCGGCGCCCGTCCCGCGCGCTTCTGGCTTCTGGCTCCTGGCTTCCTGAGCTCCACCCCCTCCTGGCTTCTAGCTTCTAGCTTCTCACTTCTAGCTTCCAAGCCCCTCCCGCCCATACATTGGCCGCACCTTGCAACCCGTAGTGAGCTGAATCCGATGAGCGGCCGTCTTGAGCTTCTGGAGTCCCTGATTACCCGCTTCCCCCACGTTCCGCGGGAGGCGGTGCTGAAGGAAGACCTGCTGCGTACCGGCATCGCCTTCGACGCCTCGGCCCTCACGGAGAACGAGAGCGGAGAGGTGAAGCCGAAGTCGTACTTCATCTTCTCCTTCGACCATAAGACCCTGCCGCAGCTTGGGGAGGCAGCGGTGCGGCGCCCGCCCGAGGAGGTCGCGCTCACCGGCGGGCCTTTCGAGCTGCGTCGCACGATCGTCTCCGTGCGCACCAATCCCGACTCCCCCTATCGCATCTCGCGCGGGCAGGATGGCGCGCTCGGGCTCGCCGTGGAGGGCGTGCCACTGGCCGACGTCACGTTGCCGCCAATGCCGGAGTACTACCGTCACCGGCTGTCGAACGGGAAGTCGGTGATGGAGATCGCCCCCACCATCCAGTGGGGATACCTGATCTATCTCACCGTTCTTCGCCTCTGCCAGTACTTCGGGGCGAAGGAGGAGTGCCAGTTCTGTGACATCAACCACAACTGGCGGCAGCACAAGCAGGCGGGGCGGCCGTACACGGGGGTGAAGCCGGTCGAGGAGGTCATCGAGGCGCTAGAGATCATCGACCGGTACGACACGGCCGGCGCGGCGCGCGCCTACACGCTCACCGGTGGTAGCATCACCTCCACCGTGGAGGGGCTGCGCGAGGCCGAATTCTATGGGCGTTACGCGCGGGCGATCGAGGAGCGCTTCCCCGGCCGCTGGATCGGCAAGGTGGTGGCGCAGGCGCTCCCCAAGGAGGAGGCCCGCATCTTCAAGGAGCACGGGATCCGGATCTACCACCCCAACTACGAGGTGTGGGACGAGGAGATCTTCAAGCGTGTGTCGCCGGGCAAGGAGCGCTACGTGGGGCGGTCGGAGTGGCATCGCCGCATCCTCGACGCACGCGACATCTTCGGGGCCCGCTACGTGATCCCCAACTTCGTGGCCGGCGTGGAGATGGCGCGTCCGTATGGCTTCACCTCGGTGGACGAGGCGATCCGATCAACAGCCGAGGGGCTCGATTATTTCATGTCTCGCGGGGTGACGCCGCGTTTCACCACCTGGTGCCCGGAGCCCACCACGCCCCTGGGGAAGGCCAATCCGGAAGGAGCCCCGCTGGAGTACCACATCCGGCTGCTCGAGGTGTACCGCGAGACGATGGAGAAGTACGGCCACCGCCCACCGCCGGGCTATGGCCCCCCCGGCCCCGGCGTCGCCGTGTTCTCGGTCAGCTCGTTTATGGATTCGTTGGCTGGGGACGAGGTGGGAGTTGAGGGAGTTGGGAGTTCGAACTCCTAACTCCTGCCTCCCTCAACTTCCCGGCCCAATTCCCCCCACCGGCTCCACCGGCTCCTTCGTATAGTCATAGAACCCCCTTCCCGCCTTCTTCCCCACATACCCCAGCGCGACCATCCGCTTGAGCAACGGGGGCGAGGCGTAGCGCTTCTCACGGTACTCGCGGAACATGATCTCACCGATGCGGTCGAGGGTGTCCAGGCCGACGAAGTCGCATAGGGCCAGCGGTCCCATGGGGTGGCCGGCACCGAGACGCATGGCGCGGTCGATGTCCTCGATGGACGCCACGCCCTGCTCGACCGCGCGAATGGCGTCCATCATGAAGGGGACGAGCAGGAGGTTGACCACGAAACCGGAGCGATCTTTACATTCGATCGTCTCCTTGCCCAGCGAGCGCGCGAAAGCGACGGCAGTCTCGAAGACGGATGGATCGGTGGCGATGGTGCGCACGACCTCGACCAGCGGCATCATCGCCACCGGATTGAAGAAGTGCAGCCCCACCAAGCGATCCGGCCGGCGCAGGGAGGCCGCCATCTCGGAGATGGGGAGGGAGGAGGTGTTGGAGGCAAAGATCGCGTCTTCCGCACAGATCCCCTCCAGCTCACGCCAGAGCGAATTCTTCACCTCGAGATCCTCGACCACCGCCTCGATCACGAGGTCGCACCCCGCAAGGTCCGTCAGCTCGATGGTCGCCGTGATGCGCTCCAGCGCGCGATCGCGCTCGGCCGCGGACATGCGGTCTTTCTCCACAGCCCGTTGGAGCCCTCGCGCAATGGCATCCATTCCGCGCGAGATCAGCTCCTCGCTCACTTCGCGAACCACGGTCTCGTAGCCGGCCGTCGCGCACGCCTGCGCGATACCACTTCCCATCAGCCCGCAACCGAGCACGCCTACCCGACGGATCTCGGTCATATCGCCTCCTCAGGGACGTTCCAGGACCAGGGGTTCCCCGCGTTCGAGGCTGTCGAGGATTGATTCGAGGTGAGTCTGCGCCTGGACAGCCTGTTTCACCTGCGCCAGGCGGGTGCCCCACATCGCCCCTGGGAGGAGCGGCACGCCCAGCAGGGCCGCGGCCGGATCGATCGCCACGCCCAACACCGCCGCCGTGGCGAGACCGAAGCTGCCCCCGAGGGACACTCCGGTGATGGCCAGTCCCGTTCGCAGATTGCTGAGATCGGCGCCGATCGTCACGTAGCTGTAGCCTTCTTCCAGCGGCTGGACGACCACCTCGACCTTCTCCGCCCGCCGCAGCTTGAACCCCGCCCCGACCATCGGCTGCTGCTTACGGTTTACCAGGGTGTCGCGGGTGATCTGGAGAATGCGGTGAAGCTCCATCCCGCGGGCGCGCGCATAGACCGTACGGTCCGGAAAGCGTCGGATCGGGGCGAGCCATTCCCGGTTGACGAGGTAGCGCTCGAGGTGGCGCTGCACCTCCGGGGCGCTCCCGGGCACGGTGCGGGAAGCCTGAACCCAGCCCGGGCCGAAGATCCTCACCGCCAGCCCGGGGGCCGTCTCCTCGCCACCAATCGCCTCCGCGAGCGCACGGCGAAGGTGCTGGGGGGCGATGCCGATCTCCCTGCCGATCCGGATCGCCTCCGACTCGGTGAGCTCGGTGGATCCCCCTTCCTCGGCGGCGCGGGCCTGCAGCTCCGCCGCGCGCCGAATCACCATCTCGAATTGCTCCTGGGTCAGCCGTCGCTCGGCGGGCAGATTGGTGGCACCAGGACGATCCGGAACCCCGTTGGCCATTCGCTTCCCTTGCGTGCGTCCGAGAGGGTCAGAAAGCCTCCACGATCACTGCGATTCCCTGCCCGCCACCAATGCACGCGCTCCCCAGCCCCAGCCGCAGGCCGCGCCGCTTCAGCTCGTGAAGCAGGTGCACGGTGATGCGCGCCCCCGAGGCGCCCAGCGGGTGGGTGATGGCGATTGCCCCTCCGGAGACGTTCGTGCGCTCACGGTCGAGGCCTAGCTCCTTCTCCACTGCGCAGTATTGCGAGGCGAAGGCCTCGTTGATCTCCACCAGATCGATCTGATCGAGCGTGAGCCCCGCGTGGTCGAGGGCGAGCCGCGAGGCAGGCGCCGGCCCGATCCCCATGTAGGCAGGTTCGACGCCCGCCACGCCCCAGGCCACCAGCCGTCCGAGCGGGCGCAGATCGCGCTTGCTCGCCCACTCCCCGGAAGCGATCACCATCGCCGCCGCGCCATCGCCGATTCCCGAAGCGTTCCCTGCGGTGACGGTCCCGCCCTCCTTGAAGTACGGCTTGAGCCCCGCCAGGATTTCGGGTGTGGTCTCCGGCCGGATGTGCTCGTCGCGGGTGAACTCGCGCTCGTTCTTCCCGCGACCGACCCGGATGGGGACGATCTGCGAGGCGAAGTGGCCCGCCTCCCAGGCTGCGTGCGCGAGCCGCTGCGACCGTGCGGCGTATTCGTCCACCTCCTCGCGGGTCAGCTGATACCGCTCGGCCAGGTTCTCCGCGGTCATTGCCATCGAGCAGCCCGCCACCGGATCGGTGAGGGCCTCCCAGAGGAGATCCTGGTAGAACTGACCCGCCGATCCCAGGCGCTGCTCCCCCCAGCGGGCGCCGCGTACCACGTGCGGCGCCTGGCTCATCGATTCCGTCCCGCCGCAGACCACCACGTCACACTCGCCCAGCAGGATCTCCATGGCGCCGCTCACCACCGCCTGGAATCCCGATCCGCACAGGCGGTTCACGGTGAGGGCGGGTACCGCTTCCGGAAGGCCCGCCTTCAACCCGATGTGCCGGGCCAGGTACAGCGCATCGGCTGAAGTCTGCAGAGCGTTTCCGAAGATCACGTGGCCGACCTCGGCCGCCGCCACGCCCGAGGCATCCAGCGCCGCCCGCGCGACGTGTGCGCCCAGATCGGTGGCGCTGAAGTCCTTGAGCGAGCCGCCAAAAGTACCGAAAGGTGTCCTCTTGGCGGAAAGGAAGACGACGTCGGCTTCGTGCCGCTGGGTTCCCATGGTTGCCTACTCCTGGGTCGCGGATGCGTGACTCGCCCACCGGCTGCGGCCGCGCTGGGGGATCGAGGGCCGATGCCCGTGTTACTGGATTTCGGCCCGGAGGTGCGCCCGGGTGGGCGCCTTGTCGGCTCCTTGTGGGGAGCCGCAACGGCTGCCCTGCAGTCTGGCCTTCCAGAAAGCGAGCCAATGCTGCAGGCGCGCGCGTGAATATGCCCGCCGCGCCGACGCAGCGTCAAGCCAGGCCAAGACTTGCAAGCATCACGGGGTTGGTCTAGCTTGCCGCGCCGTGATCACTCGCGAGGCCCGTGCCGAGTGCCCCCGTAGCCCTGATACCGTGTCGCTGATTTACCGTCTGGCGCGTGCTCCGCTCTTCCGCATGCCGCCGGAGACCGCCCACGAAGTGGTCACCGGATGGCTCGAGACCGCCTTCGCCACCCGCGCGGCACGCACTGCGGCACGAGCCTTCTTCGAGGTCCGCGATCCGACCCTCCACGTGCAGCGGTGGGGGATCGACTTTCCCAATCCCGTCGGGCTGGCCGCCGGCTTCGACAAGGCTGGCTCGGCCTTCAACGCCCTCGGGGCGCTGGGTTTCGGATTCATAGAGATCGGCACGGTCACGGCTGAAGCACAGCCGGGCAACCCGCGGCCCCGGCTCTTCCGCTTGCCGGAGGACGAAGCTCTCCTGAACCGGATGGGATTCAACAATCCGGGTGCCGCCGCGGTGGCGCACCACCTCCAGCGCACGCCCATTGAGCCGATCCTCGGGATCAACCTGGGAAAGAGCAAGGTCACGCCGCTGGAGAAGGCCGCGGAGGACTACCTTCGTAGCCTCGATCTGCTGCTTCCCTTTGCTCGCTACCTCGTCGTCAACGTCAGCTCGCCCAACACCCCCGGCCTCCGCTCGCTTCAGGAGACCGAGCCGCTACGGGCGCTGCTGCGGGCGGTGGTGGAGAGAGCCCGGGCGCGAGCCGCGGGAGGCTCGCCTCCACCGGTGCTGGTGAAGCTCTCCCCGGACCTGACCGATACGCAGGCGGAAGAGGCGGTGGACATCGCGGCCGCGGAGCGCGTTTCCGGTGTGATCGCGGTGAACACCACCGTCGAACGGACGGGGCTACGGACACCCGCTAACGAAGTCGAGCGTCTGGGGCTGGGGGGCATCAGCGGGAGACCCCTGCGTCGGCGCGCCCTGGAGCTGGTCGCTCGGATTTACAAGCATACCGGTGGTCGCATCCCGATCATCGGGGTGGGAGGCATCTTCACCGCGGGGGATGCATGGGAGCGCCTGCGTGCAGGCGCCAGCCTGCTGCAGGTCTACACCGGCTTCATCTACCAGGGCCCCACCATCGCCCGCGACATCAACCGCGGGCTCCTCGCGCGGATGCGACGTGAGGGGGTCCGCTCGATCGAGGAGGTCGTGGGGAGCGGAGGCTAATTTGCCCCCGCCTCGCTATTCTCGACGATGTGTAGCGGGGTAAGCGGGTAGGTCTGATCGTCGAGGTGCAGCTCGAACAGGTACGTGCCCGCGCTCGGGAAGACGACGTTCTCCACGGGGAGAACCAGACGCGTCTGCGGCGGCGCCTCACCAGCCGGCGTGGGGTTGACGTCGGTGTGGCCGCTGACGGTAAGGCATGGGCTGCGGTCCGGATCCACGAGGTCGATGCGGAAGTGCCGGCGGCCCGTCTCGCCCTCGTTCCATTCGATCGCGAGCGCGAGGACCAGCGAATCCTGTTGCGCCGGAAATCCCGGTGCGTACAGCTGATGGAAGACCCCGCCGGCGTCGAGCCTGCCGTCCGCCCGGCTCGACGCCTCCTCACAGATCAATGCGTACAGAATCCTCACGATCGATCCTTGGTTGGTGTCCCCTCGCGGGGCGATGCCGCCAGACGCACCCGCACCGCCTCCGCGTGCCCATGCAGACCCTCGGCTTCCGCGAGGCGGATCACGTCCGCGGCGTCCTGCTGGAGACGCTCGGCCGAGTAGCCGATCAGGCTGGTGCGCTTCAGGAAATCGTAGACGCCGAGCGGCGATGCCCAGCGCGCTGTGCCCCCCGTCGGCAGAACATGGTTCGGCCCCGCGAAGTAGTCGCCCACGGGCTCGGGAGAATGGCTCCCCAGGAAGATCGCGCCCGCGTTGCGGATCTTCCCGGCGAGGGCGAGCGGCTCGCGAACGAGCAGCTCGAGGTGCTCGGGCGCCCGGAGATCCGCGGCCGCGGCCGCGGCCGCAAGGTCCGGGACGACCAGGATGAGGCCGTACGCGGCGAGGGCAGCCCGGGCGATCTCGGCCCGCGGATTCGCGATCAGCAGCCGATCTAGAGCGTCCGGCACCGCGGCGGCGAGGCCCTCGGAGGTGGTCACCAGCCAGGCGATCGCGTCGGGATCGTGCTCCGCCTGGCCGATCAGGTCGGCCGCTACGTGGACCGGGTCGGCGGTCTCGTCCGCGATCACCAGGATCTCGGAAGGGCCGGCCACCATGTCGATGTCCACCCGGCCGAAGACCTGGCGCTTCGCTTCCGCCACCCAGCGGTTCCCCGGACCGACGATCTTGTCGACGGGCGCAATGGTGTCCGTGCCATAGGCAAGCGCCGCGACGGCGTGTGCCCCGCCCACCCGGTAGAGCTCGGTCACCCCGGCCAGGTGAGCCGCGGCCAGCACGACCGGGTTGGCGCCGTCGGGGGTGGGGCTGACCATGACGATCTCGTCCACGCCCGCCACCCGTGCCGGGATCACGTTCATCAACACAGACGAGGGGTAGCTCGCTCGCCCGCCCGGCACGTAGACGCCCACGCGGCGCAGCGGCAGCACCCGCTGACCGAGCACGCTTCCGTCGGGAAAGAAGTCGAGAAACCCGCGCTCCAGCTGCCGCTCGTGAAAGCGCCGGACGTTTCTGGCGGCACCCTCCAGGGCGGCGCGCACTGGATCCGGCAGCGCGTCGGCGGCGCGGGCGAGCTCCTCACGCGACACCCGGAGATCCGCTACCCGCTCCTCCGTCGCTCCGTCGAGCTCGCGGGCCAAGCGGATCAATGCGGCGTCGCCATCCTTGGCCACCGTCTGCAGAATTGCGGAGACCCGGCTGGACAGCTCCGGGTCGGAGGTGGAGGCGGCGCGCATCATCGCGCGCAGCTCCGTGAAAGGGGGCTGCGCGCGCTTGATTCGGATGCCCACTTCGCTACTTCCTTGCGCCACGCAGGACCTCCTCCAGCTCGCCAATCAGTCGTTGATGCTCTTCCAGCCGCAGCTTATGGCTCGCCCGGTTCACGATCAGCCGCGCCGAAGAAGCGAAGATCGTGTCGAGGACGACCAGCCCGTTCTCCTCCAGCGTACGACCGGTCTCCACGAGGTCGACGATCCAGTGCGAGAGCCCCAGCAAAGGGGCCAGCTCTACCGAACCGGTAATCCGCACCAGCTCCACCTGAACCCCTGCCTCGGCGAAGAACTGCCGGGCCGTGGCGATATACTTGGTGGCCACCCGCGGGGTAACGGCGCCGGGCAGGCGCGGATAGGGCGTGCCGCGCGGCGCGGCCACCGCCATTCGGCAGGCTCCCAGCCCCAGATCGAGCGGCTGCAGCACGTCCGGACGCTGCTCCCTGAGCACGTCCAGCCCCACCACGCCGAGATCGGCCACGCCGGCCTCCACGTAGGTGGGGACGTCGCGGTTCTTGACCGGGAGAAACTCGAACCGGCCGTTTTCGCAAGGGAGGATGAGGCGGCGGCTGCCTAGCGCTTCCTCGGGGACCTCACAGCCGAGCTGTGCCCAGAGCTTCAGCACCTGAGGCATCAACCGGCCTTTGGGTAGCGCCACCCGCAGAGGGACCGCGCTCATGTGCCCTCACCTCCCAGTAGCTCGGCCAGCGCGTCGGTCTCCAGCGAAAACCCGACCGCCGGGCGATCCGCGCCGTAGAGGGCGAGGAGCCCGTCGTAGCGGCCGCCGAATCCGATGGCGCGACCGACCCCCGCCACGAACACCTCGAACTGGATCCCCGTGTAGTAGCCGAGCCCGCGAATCTCCCCCAGATCGTAGACGACGTGCGCGCGCTCCGCCTCCGTCAGGCTTTCGTCAATCCTCGCCAGGCGCTCGATCGCCTGCCGGCCCTCCTCGCCCGGGGCAAGCGAGCGTGCGCGAAGCAGCATTTCCCCCCGCCCGATCAGCTGCGGGAGCTCGACCAGCGCCGCCGCCACCTCGGGACGAGGGTTGCGCTCGGCGACGACGGCCGCCAGCTCCGCCCGATCCTTGCGATCGATCGC belongs to Longimicrobiaceae bacterium and includes:
- the hisD gene encoding histidinol dehydrogenase, which encodes MAQGSSEVGIRIKRAQPPFTELRAMMRAASTSDPELSSRVSAILQTVAKDGDAALIRLARELDGATEERVADLRVSREELARAADALPDPVRAALEGAARNVRRFHERQLERGFLDFFPDGSVLGQRVLPLRRVGVYVPGGRASYPSSVLMNVIPARVAGVDEIVMVSPTPDGANPVVLAAAHLAGVTELYRVGGAHAVAALAYGTDTIAPVDKIVGPGNRWVAEAKRQVFGRVDIDMVAGPSEILVIADETADPVHVAADLIGQAEHDPDAIAWLVTTSEGLAAAVPDALDRLLIANPRAEIARAALAAYGLILVVPDLAAAAAAADLRAPEHLELLVREPLALAGKIRNAGAIFLGSHSPEPVGDYFAGPNHVLPTGGTARWASPLGVYDFLKRTSLIGYSAERLQQDAADVIRLAEAEGLHGHAEAVRVRLAASPREGTPTKDRS
- a CDS encoding acetyl-CoA C-acetyltransferase encodes the protein MGTQRHEADVVFLSAKRTPFGTFGGSLKDFSATDLGAHVARAALDASGVAAAEVGHVIFGNALQTSADALYLARHIGLKAGLPEAVPALTVNRLCGSGFQAVVSGAMEILLGECDVVVCGGTESMSQAPHVVRGARWGEQRLGSAGQFYQDLLWEALTDPVAGCSMAMTAENLAERYQLTREEVDEYAARSQRLAHAAWEAGHFASQIVPIRVGRGKNEREFTRDEHIRPETTPEILAGLKPYFKEGGTVTAGNASGIGDGAAAMVIASGEWASKRDLRPLGRLVAWGVAGVEPAYMGIGPAPASRLALDHAGLTLDQIDLVEINEAFASQYCAVEKELGLDRERTNVSGGAIAITHPLGASGARITVHLLHELKRRGLRLGLGSACIGGGQGIAVIVEAF
- a CDS encoding radical SAM protein translates to MSGRLELLESLITRFPHVPREAVLKEDLLRTGIAFDASALTENESGEVKPKSYFIFSFDHKTLPQLGEAAVRRPPEEVALTGGPFELRRTIVSVRTNPDSPYRISRGQDGALGLAVEGVPLADVTLPPMPEYYRHRLSNGKSVMEIAPTIQWGYLIYLTVLRLCQYFGAKEECQFCDINHNWRQHKQAGRPYTGVKPVEEVIEALEIIDRYDTAGAARAYTLTGGSITSTVEGLREAEFYGRYARAIEERFPGRWIGKVVAQALPKEEARIFKEHGIRIYHPNYEVWDEEIFKRVSPGKERYVGRSEWHRRILDARDIFGARYVIPNFVAGVEMARPYGFTSVDEAIRSTAEGLDYFMSRGVTPRFTTWCPEPTTPLGKANPEGAPLEYHIRLLEVYRETMEKYGHRPPPGYGPPGPGVAVFSVSSFMDSLAGDEVGVEGVGSSNS
- a CDS encoding L-threonylcarbamoyladenylate synthase, which gives rise to MIIETVDSARPYGPAIERAAEILRAGGVVAFPTETVYGLGANALDEAAVEKIFEVKGRPSYNPLIVHVGSTELARELVTEWPDAAGYLASRFWPGPLTLVLPKRPDVPDRVTAGLPTVAVRVPHHPVALALLRSSGLPVAAPSANPFTRISPTTAEHVRLGLGERVDMILDAGPTPVGIESTVLDLTGEVPRLLRPGTISREALEAIVGPIEVPGDASTEAGDAPRSSPGMVGQHYAPKGELRLFEPEARARMVDVARDSVARGRRVGALLLRPLDVEVHKRIKMPAEPSAYAARLYSALHELDAQGCDVILADAVPHDGEWAGVRDRLTRAARTG
- a CDS encoding quinone-dependent dihydroorotate dehydrogenase yields the protein MSLIYRLARAPLFRMPPETAHEVVTGWLETAFATRAARTAARAFFEVRDPTLHVQRWGIDFPNPVGLAAGFDKAGSAFNALGALGFGFIEIGTVTAEAQPGNPRPRLFRLPEDEALLNRMGFNNPGAAAVAHHLQRTPIEPILGINLGKSKVTPLEKAAEDYLRSLDLLLPFARYLVVNVSSPNTPGLRSLQETEPLRALLRAVVERARARAAGGSPPPVLVKLSPDLTDTQAEEAVDIAAAERVSGVIAVNTTVERTGLRTPANEVERLGLGGISGRPLRRRALELVARIYKHTGGRIPIIGVGGIFTAGDAWERLRAGASLLQVYTGFIYQGPTIARDINRGLLARMRREGVRSIEEVVGSGG
- the hisG gene encoding ATP phosphoribosyltransferase, translating into MSAVPLRVALPKGRLMPQVLKLWAQLGCEVPEEALGSRRLILPCENGRFEFLPVKNRDVPTYVEAGVADLGVVGLDVLREQRPDVLQPLDLGLGACRMAVAAPRGTPYPRLPGAVTPRVATKYIATARQFFAEAGVQVELVRITGSVELAPLLGLSHWIVDLVETGRTLEENGLVVLDTIFASSARLIVNRASHKLRLEEHQRLIGELEEVLRGARK
- a CDS encoding 3-hydroxybutyryl-CoA dehydrogenase: MTEIRRVGVLGCGLMGSGIAQACATAGYETVVREVSEELISRGMDAIARGLQRAVEKDRMSAAERDRALERITATIELTDLAGCDLVIEAVVEDLEVKNSLWRELEGICAEDAIFASNTSSLPISEMAASLRRPDRLVGLHFFNPVAMMPLVEVVRTIATDPSVFETAVAFARSLGKETIECKDRSGFVVNLLLVPFMMDAIRAVEQGVASIEDIDRAMRLGAGHPMGPLALCDFVGLDTLDRIGEIMFREYREKRYASPPLLKRMVALGYVGKKAGRGFYDYTKEPVEPVGGIGPGS